In a single window of the Diospyros lotus cultivar Yz01 chromosome 10, ASM1463336v1, whole genome shotgun sequence genome:
- the LOC127811375 gene encoding ribose-phosphate pyrophosphokinase 4, producing MKKEVFLFYCVESEALAQKVAEQSHLIKLQSINWRSFDDGFPNLFINNAQDIRGQHVAFLASFSSPGVIFEQLSVIFALPRLFVASFTLVLPFFPTGSFERMEEEGDVATAFTMARILSNIPISRGGPTSLVIYDIHALQERFYFGDHVLPCFETGIPLLKQRLHQLPESDNIVIAFPDDGAWKRFHKQLDHFPMVICTKVREGDKRIVRLKEGNPTGCHVVIVDDLVQSGGTLIECQKVLADHGAAKVSAYVTHGVFPKRSWERFVHKKEGSAGTKEAFAYFWITDSCPLTVKAIENKAPFEVLSLAGSIADALQI from the exons ATGAAGAAAGAGGTGTTTCTCTTCTACTGTGTGGAGTCTGAGGCGCTTGCTCAGAAAGTCGCTGAGCAATCCCACCTTATTAAGCTTCAATCCATCAACTGGAG GAGTTTCGATGATGGATTTCCAAACCTTTTCATTAACAATGCACAAGACATCCGAGGGCAACATGTTGCCTTTCTAGCATCTTTCAGCTCCCCAGGAGTGATTTTTGAACAGCTTTCCGTCATTTTTGCTCTTCCAAGGCTATTTGTTGCATCTTTCACATTGGTATTACCTTTCTTTCCAACTGGTTCATTTGAACGTATGGAAGAGGAAGGAGATGTGGCAACTGCATTTACCATGGCAAGAATTCTGTCAAATATTCCCATTTCAAGGGGAGGTCCAACAAGTTTAGTCATCTATGACATACACGCCTTGCAG GAAAGATTTTATTTTGGGGACCATGTTTTGCCTTGTTTTGAAACCGGTATTCCTCTGTTGAAGCAACGTCTTCACCAGCTTCCCGAATCTGATAAT ATAGTTATTGCATTTCCTGATGATGGTGCTTGGAAACGGTTCCACAAGCAATTGGATCATTTTCCAATG GTAATATGCACAAAAGTTCGTGAAGGTGATAAACGGATAGTGCGGCTGAAAGAGGGTAATCCTACTGGTTGTCATGTTGTCATTGTTGATGATTTGGTACAATCTGGAGGTACCCTAATTGAGTGCCAG AAAGTTTTGGCAGATCATGGTGCAGCAAAAGTGAGTGCTTATGTGACCCATGGCGTATTCCCCAAGCGCTCATGGGAGCGGTTTGTTCACAAGAAAGAGG GTTCAGCAGGCACAAAAGAGGCCTTCGCTTACTTTTGGATCACAGATTCGTGCCCTCTTACTGTGAAAGCGATTGAAAATAAGGCACCTTTCGAAGTATTGAGCCTTGCAGGCTCCATAGCTGATGCTCTTCAAATCTGA